Proteins found in one Sorghum bicolor cultivar BTx623 chromosome 1, Sorghum_bicolor_NCBIv3, whole genome shotgun sequence genomic segment:
- the LOC8056867 gene encoding nuclear pore complex protein NUP155 has protein sequence MAWGEDEAIGPDVASAGLHVSERIGRDAAAQPDLEEALEASRYASHPYSSHPKEWPSLVEVAETRQLPPMVIERYNTVAGEGTALCGIFSDIHRAWATVDNSFFVWRFDKWDGQCQEHNVDDQAICAVGLARAKPGIFIEAIQYLLVLATPVELILVGVCCSASADGTDPYAELSLQPLPEYMIATDGVTMTCITCTDKGQIFLAGRDGHIYELQYTTGSGWRKRCRKVCLTTGIGSLLSRWVLPNAFKFSTVDPIVDMVMDEERNTIYARTEGMKLQLFDLGANGDGPLTKIAEEKNIVDPRDAPYGGRRPNARRAAQSPKPSIVCISPLSAMESKWLHAVAVLSDGKRLFLTTSGGSGSSVGLNSGLQRPTCLKIVATRPSPPLGVGGGLTFGAVSAAGRAHPEDLALKVESAFYSAGALIMSDSSATAMSSLLAVQKDSAAQLSLPSTFGTASRTSRALRETVSALPVEGRMLCASDVLPLPDAAYTMQSLYADVECFTGFRKPSEKACIKLWAKGDLPTQHILPRRRVVVFNTMGLMEVIFNRPVDILRKLFDGNTLRSQIEEFFNRFGAGEAAAMCLMLAAKLLYAEDSLISNAVSEKAAEAFEDPGLVGMPQIDGTTALSNTRTQAGGFSMGQVVQEAEPLFSGAYEGLCLCSSRLLYPIWELPVMVIRGPAGTNKREDGVIVCRLSAGAMKILESKIHSLETFLRSRRNKRRGLYGHVAGLGDSGSILYKTGPIIGPGGHINGRSPYNSQIRDMNPADKSASNKKPRLLYTSAELAAMEVRAMECLRRLLRRSGEALFLLQLICQHNVARLAQTLGNDLRKKLVQLTFHQLVCSEDGDQLAMRLISALMEYYIGPEGRGTVEEISTKLREGCPSYFNESDYKYYLAVECLERASMTNNPDERDILARDAFNLLTKIPDSADLSAICKRFENLRFYEAVVRLPLQKAQALDSNADVINGQIDPRHHDTIMLQRQQCYEIVMNALRTLKGVGHSRMQSADKSSGLATAVDPASRSKYIKQIIQLSVQWPDTVFHEHLYRTLIELGLENELLEYGGSDLVSFLQSAGRKHQEEVRSISSVTSGAAKLHDLGAPISTSQTKYLELLARYYVRKGEHIAAARMLLILAERQCSNSEEAPTLDKRYEYLRDAVLQAKSAGISADSSRNPIDSSTVDLLEGKLAVLRFQMQIKQELELMAARIENIPSSSESPSVPFPRDNILADAETAKAAKDKANELSLNLKSITQLYNDYAVPFGLWEVCLEMLSFANYSGDTDSKIVREIWARLLDQTLTKGGVAEACSVVKRVGSKLDPADGACLPLDIICLHLEKAALDRLSSGEELVGDDDVSRALLGACKGLPEPVLAVYDQLLSNGAIIPSLNLKLRLLRSVLAILREWGISVVAHRLGTTSAGASFFLDGTFSMNQTGTANQGARDKIISLANRYMTEVRRLNLPQNQTEDVYRGFRELEEKLLSPY, from the exons TGGCCTTCTTTGGTGGAAGTTGCAGAAACTCGTCAACTTCCTCCTATGGTGATTGAAAGATATAACACAGTTGCCGGTGAAGGAACAGCTCTTTGCGGGATTTTTTCTGACATACATCGGGCCTGGGCAACAGTTGACAATTCATTTTTCGTCTGGCGTTTTGATAAATG GGATGGGCAGTGCCAAGAGCATAATGTTGATGATCAAGCAATTTGTGCTGTTGGCCTTGCTAGGGCAAAGCCTGGGATTTTCATTGAAGCCATTCAATACCTTTTAGTTTTAGCAACTCCTGTTGAG CTGATACTTGTTGGAGTTTGCTGTTCTGCAAGTGCTGATGGAACGGACCCATATGCTGAGCTTTCATTACAACCTTTACCCGAGTACATGATTGCCACTGATGGTGTCACAATGACATGCATCACATGTACAGACAAAGGCCAAATTTTTCTAGCTGGTCGCGATGGCCATATATATGAATTGCAGTATACAACTGGTTCAGGTTGGCGTAAACGCTGCCGTAAAGTTTGTCTTACTACTGGTATTGGCAGCCTTCTTTCTAG GTGGGTACTGCCAAATGCATTCAAATTCTCAACCGTTGATCCAATTGTTGATATGGTCATGGATGAGGAGAGGAACACTATCTATGCGCGTACCGAGGGCATGAAATTGCAATTATTTGATCTAGGAGCTAATGGTGATGGCCCTTTGACAAAAATTGCTGAAGAAAAGAACATTGTTGATCCACGGGATGCACCCTATGGTGGTCGGAGGCCTAATGCGCGAAGAGCTGCACAATCACCAAAACCATCAATTGTTTGCATCTCACCTCTATCTGCTATGGAATCAAAATGGCTCCATGCTGTTGCTGTTTTATCAGATGGGAAGAGATTATTCCTCACTACATCCGGTGGGAGTGGTTCTTCTGTTGGATTGAACAGTGGTCTGCAGAGGCCAACCTGTTTAAAAATTGTTGCTACTAGGCCGTCCCCACCTCTGGGGGTTGGTGGTGGGCTTACATTTGGTGCTGTTTCTGCGGCTGGCAGAGCTCATCCTGAGGATCTAGCTTTGAAAGTTGAGTCTGCTTTCTATTCTGCTGGTGCTCTTATAATGTCAGATTCATCTGCTACAGCCATGTCATCTCTTCTGGCTGTGCAGAAAGATTCAGCTGCGCAGCTATCCCTTCCCAGTACCTTCGGAACAGCTTCTAGAACCTCCCGAGCTCTACGAGAAACAGTCTCTGCTTTGCCTGTTGAGGGTCGAATGCTTTGTGCCTCTGATGTCTTACCACTTCCTGATGCTGCTTACACGATGCAGTCTTTGTATGCTGATGTGGAATGCTTCACAGGTTTCAGAAAACCCTCTGAGAAGGCATGTATAAAACTGTGGGCAAAAGGAGATCTTCCTACCCAGCACATCTTGCCTCGGAGGAGGGTTGTTGTATTCAATACTATGGGTTTGATGGAGGTAATTTTTAACAGGCCTGTTGATATTCTAAGGAAATTGTTTGATGGGAACACCCTGAGATCACAAATTGAAGAATTCTTTAATCGCTTTGGTGCTGGAGAGGCTGCAGCAATGTGCTTAATGCTAGCTGCGAAGCTACTTTATGCTGAAGATAGTCTGATAAGCAATGCTGTTTCTGAGAAAGCTGCTGAGGCATTTGAGGACCCTGGGCTTGTTGGGATGCCTCAAATTGATGGCACCACTGCTTTATCTAATACACGAACTCAAGCTGGAGGCTTTAGTATGGGCCAAGTTGTTCAAGAAGCAGAACCTTTGTTTTCTGGTGCATACGAAGGCCTTTGTTTGTGCTCGTCAAGACTACTTTATCCCATATGGGAGCTCCCTGTTATGGTGATTCGAGGACCGGCTGGTACTAATAAACGCGAGGATGGCGTAATTGTTTGCAGGCTTTCAGCTGGGGCCATGAAAATTCTTGAGAGTAAGATTCATTCTCTGGAAACATTTTTAAGATCTAGAAGGAACAAGAGAAGGGGCCTTTATGGTCATGTTGCTGGTCTTGGCGATTCTGGTTCCATACTCTACAAAACAGGGCCTATTATTGGTCCTGGAGGGCATATCAATGGCAGGAGCCCATACAACTCCCAAATTCGAGATATGAACCCTGCAGACAAATCTGCATCAAATAAAAAGCCAAGGCTACTTTATACATCAGCAGAACTAGCTGCTATGGAG GTGAGGGCAATGGAGTGTCTTAGGCGGTTGCTTAGGAGATCTGGTGAAGCACTCTTTCTGCTTCAACTTATTTGCCAGCATAATGTTGCCCGTTTGGCTCAGACGCTGGGCAATGATTTACGCAAGAAATTAGTTCAGTTAACATTTCATCAATTGGTATGTTCGGAGGATGGTGATCAGCTTGCAATGCGTCTTATTTCTGCACTCATGGAG TACTATATTGGCCCAGAGGGCAGAGGAACTGTTGAAGAAATCAGTACGAAGTTGAGGGAGGGTTGCCCTAGTTACTTCAACGAGTCAGACTACAAATATTACTTGGCAGTGGAGTGCCTTGAGAGAGCATCTATGACTAATAACCCCGATGAGAGAGATATTCTTGCTAGAGATGCTTTCAACCTCTTGACTAAAATTCCAGACTCTGCTGATTTGAGTGCCATATGCAAGAGATTCGAGAACCTAAG ATTTTACGAGGCTGTAGTCCGGTTGCCTCTGCAGAAAGCTCAAGCACTTGACTCCAATGCTGATGTTATCAATGGTCAAATTGATCCAAGGCATCATGATACCATAATGTTGCAGCGTCAACAATGCTATGAGATTGTTATGAATGCTCTGCGGACTCTCAAGGGTGTCGGGCATAGTCGAATGCAAAGTGCAGACAAGTCATCTGGTCTAGCAACTGCTGTTGATCCAGCTTCTCGAAGCAAGTACATCAAACAAATTATCCAACTTAGTGTCCAATGGCCAGACACAGTTTTCCATGAGCATCTATACAGAACACTAATTGAGCTCGGTCTAGAAAATGAGCTTTTGGAGTATGGTGGTTCTGATTTGGTTTCTTTTCTGCAGAGTGCTGGTCGTAAGCATCAGGAAGAG GTTCGGTCAATTTCTTCAGTTACATCTGGAGCTGCTAAGTTGCATGATTTAGGTGCACCTATCTCGACTAGTCAAACAAAGTATCTTGAGCTCCTAGCTAGGTACTATGTTCGCAAGGGGGAGCATattgctgctgccaggatgtTGTTAATATTGGCAGAGCGACAGTGCTCCAATTCCGAAGAAGCTCCAACTCTTGACAAGAG GTATGAATATCTCAGAGATGCAGTGCTTCAGGCCAAAAGCGCAGGCATCTCTGCTGATTCGTCTAGAAATCCTATTGATAGTAGCACAGTGGATTTGCTTGAAGGCAAACTTGCCGTGCTACGCTTCCAAATGCAAATCAAACAAGAATTGGAGCTCATGGCTGCGCGGATTGAAAATATTCCAAGCAGTTCTGAATCACCTAGTGTTCCATTCCCTCGGGACAACATTCTTGCCGACGCAGAGACTGCTAAGGCTGCTAAGGATAAGGCAAATGAACTATCATTGAATCTCAAGAGTATCACTCAACTGTATAATGATTATGCTGTTCCATTTGGTCTCTGGGAG GTTTGCCTGGAAATGCTGAGCTTTGCTAATTACTCTGGAGACACTGATAGCAAAATTGTTCGAGAAATTTGGGCTAGACTCCTTGATCAGACACTTACAAAAGGTGGTGTTGCAGAAGCATGTTCTGTGGTGAAAAGAGTAGGCTCGAAACTTGATCCTGCAGATGGAGCTTGTTTACCTTTAGATATAATATGCCTTCATCTTGAGAAGGCTGCATTG GATAGATTAAGTTCAGGAGAAGAATTAGTTGGTGATGATGATGTTTCAAGAGCTCTTCTTGGTGCCTGTAAAGGTCTTCCTGAACCTGTACTTGCTGTATATGATCAACTGTTATCTAATGGTGCAATCATACCCTCACTAAATCTGAAGTTGCGCCTGCTGCGATCAGTTCTTGCAATCCTCCGTGAGTGGGGGATATCTGTCGTTGCACATAGGCTAGGCACCACAAGTGCTGGGGCTTCATTCTTTCTTGATGGAACATTCTCAATGAACCAAACAGGGACTGCAAATCAAGGTGCTCGAGATAAAATAATTAGTTTGGCGAACAG GTACATGACTGAGGTGAGGCGATTAAACCTTCCACAGAACCAAACGGAGGATGTCTACCGCGGTTTCCGTGAACTTGAGGAGAAATTACTATCTCCTTATTAG